The region TGAAGAATTTGAGGCCGACGAAAAATATGACTATGTCATAGCGAGCTACATCCTCGAACATGTATTCGATCCTGTCGCCGTGATGAAAATGGCACGTTCCGTGCTGAAGCCTGACGGACTTTTGCTGTTGCTCGTTCCTAATGCACGAGCCCTTTCCCGCCAACTCGCGGTTCATATGGGACTTCTAAACGGTCTGAAGGAACTCACGCCAAACGATCACAATCACGGCCATCGCCGTGTCTATGACCGCGTTGACTTTGACCGTGATATTGCTGCAGCGGGTTTTGAAAACGTCAGCCAGGGCGGCGTTATGCTAAAAATTTTGGCCGACTTCCAGATGGATAAGTTAATTGATGACGGCACACTTCAGGAAGCTCAGATCGACGGCCTTTATAAACTTGGTTTGGAGTATCCCGACCTTTGCGGGTCACTATTTTCTGTTTGTCGCATCCGATCATGAAAATTGCTCTACTTTACGGATCGAGTCACGGACGCACGCGCAAAGCGGTGAACGAATCACTGGAGCGCCTGACGATCAAGCCTGATGTGTTTGATGTTAAGGATCTAACTTCGACAGAACAATTTTCCGTTTACGATATCCTGATGTTTTTTTGCCCGACCTATGGCGACGAGGAATTGCAACCGGATATGGAGAAGTTCATAACAGATTTCTCGCTTGATATGTCGGGAAAGCAATTTGTTATCTGCGAGCTGGGTAACTACTACGGCTACGAAGATTTTTCTTTTGGGGCGATGCAAATTATCCGTCGGCATTTGTTGGAACTTGGCGGACGTGAATTGTGCTCGCCGCTTTCCCTCGACGCCATGCCGCGTGTTGAATGGAATCAATTAAGGCGTTGGATCGAATACGTTAACGGCAATCTAAATAATCATGTCTGATCTTAAGATCATCAAAATTATAGAAGAAACGATTGGTCGGCCATTCGCTTACACGATGCAGGATGATCGGTGTATCGACCTTAGTCTGGGCGATGATGATGCTCCATATTACGGTTTGATCCGTCACCACACTCCGGCTGCGAAACAAGAAATACTACAGCTTATTTCGCGCTTAACTTCCTTGCAAAAACTCAATCTAAGGCGCAACCTTCTCGGCAAACTGCCGGACAATTTTGACCAGCTTACAAAGTTGGAAGACCTAAGCCTTGGTTCCAATTATCTCGGAGCTTTTCCAGAACAGATTCGCGGTTTTAAGGAACTAAAACGTCTCGCTCTTAGCAACAATGACCTTGCCGAACTACCGTCATGGTGTAGCGAGCTGCAAAATTTGGAATCTATTGCGCTTCATAAAAATCTGAAATTAAGATCGATAGAGCCTCTCCGAGGACTTAAACGCTTACGGTCGATCAATTTGTATTTTGTTAATATCCTGACACTGCCGGAGTTTGTGTACGAGTTTAGCGATTTGAAAAATCTGACACTTTGGAACATCAAGAATTTCCCTGATGGTTTAGAAGCTCTAGAAAATCTTGAGTTTTTCACCAACTGCGGCGGGCCGTCTGTGCGTTCATTGCCGAAAGGGTTCACCAGCCTTAAGAAATTGCGTATGGCTCGTATTTATCAGAATGATCTCGAAGTGTTGCCGGAAGATATCGGAAATTTGGAGAACCTTGAGCAAATATCGTTGTACCAAAATCGGCTTGCACGACTTCCAGATTCTATGGCAAAGATGAAACGGCTAACGAAATTGAATTTAGGTTGGAATCAATTCGAAGCTCTCCCAGACTGGATAAATGATCTTAAAGAACTCGAATGGTTGGCTATTTTCGAAAATCCATTAAAGCAACCAGATGGCATTCATACGCGATCCGGACTGAAAATTGATCGCGAATGGCCGTTTACAACACTCTTGAACGTAGGTGAATCCAGCTACACCTAAATACTAATTTATGAGCGCAAAGCCAGACGGATTAAAAAAAGCCGCATTTTCTGAACCTTTACATGTGGGACGTCCCAATCTTGGTGATCGGGATAAGTTTCTTGCCCGCGTTGAGACCATGCTCGACAATCGCTGGCTCTCGAACAACGGCCCTTTTGTTCAGGAATTTGAGGCGAAGATCGCCGAATTTGCCGGTGTTAAGCATTGCATAGCAATGTGTAATGCCACGATCGCCCTTGAGATCGCCATTCGAGCTGCCGAAATGACGGGAGAAGTGATCGTTCCCGCTTTTACCTTCGTGGCTACTGCCCACGCACTCCAATGGCAGGAAATAACTCCCGTTTTTTGCGATATCGATCCCCTCACGCACAACCTTGACCCGGCGCGTGTAGAGGAGTTGATCACGCCTAAGACAACAGGGATCATTGGCGTTCATGTGTGGGGAAGGCCATGCAATGTCGAAGCTCTTTGTGAAATAGCTGAGAGACGAAATCTAAAATTGATGTTCGACTCCGCACATGCGTTTGGCTGTAGTCACAAAGGCAAAATGGTCGGCGGATTTGCCCTGGCAGAGGTTTTTAGCTTCCATGCCACCAAATTTTTTAACACGCTCGAAGGCGGCGCTGTTGTGACAAACGACGACGATTTCGCGGCAAAGATCCGCCTAATGAAGAATTTTGGTTTCTCAGGCTACGACAATGTTATTTACATTGGAACCAACGGCAAAATGGCCGAGGTCAACGCGGCTATGGGCTTGACTAATCTGGAGAGCCTTGCTGATTTCATCGCAGTCAATCATCGTAATTACAATGTTTATCGCGATTGCTTGTCGGAAATACGCGGGCTTTCATTGATTCAGTATGACGAAAAAGAGAAAAATAATTACCACTACATAGTGGTGGAGATCGATGAGTCGGAAACAGGAATTAGCAGAGACGAACTGATAAGGGTGCTGGGTTCCGAAAATGTTCTTGCCCGACGGTACTTCTATCCCGGGTGTAACCGCATGGAACCATACCGCTCTAGTTACCCGCATGCGCGGTTGCTCTTGCCGGAGACCGAGAAAATGAGTCAACGTGTTTTGGTCCTTCCCAGCGGAACGGCAGTTTCGCCGGATGACATTGAAATTGTTTGCGGAATCCTCACTGAGGCGGTAAAAAATAGTCAAAACGGGATAAAGTCAACGATTACATCTATTTAGGATTAATGCTCATTACCGTTCAAAAACCAAAACCAAAGGTCAGCGTTGTAATGATCACTTACAACCATGAAAAGTTTATTGCCCAGGCGATAGAAGGCGTACTGATGCAAAAAACGGATTTCCCCTTTGAACTCATTATTGGAGAAGATTGCTCCACTGACGGAACCCGCAAAATCGCTCAGGACTTTCAGCAGAAATATCCGGAAACTGTAAGATTGCTGACGCCGGAATCCAACCTTGGTGTAGGACGCAATACAGTTACCTGTCTGAATGCGTGCGAAGGTCAGTATGTAACTTTTTGCGAAGGTGACGACTTTTGGACGGATCCAAGCAAATTGGCGCGGCAGATCGAATTGTTGGATGATCAACCAGAAGCTGCTATATGTTTTCATAAGGTAGGAATGCTCGATGATATTACTGGTGAGAACAGGGGATACTTTCCCGATACGACGTTCATCGAAAACCGGTTGAGTCAAAAAGAAGTCATCAGTAAATGCTGGATAGCTACCTGCTCGGCTATGTTTCGTCGAAAAAATATGCCTTTGTTGGATAATGGCTTCGCAGGTCTGCAGATATGTGATTGGGCGTTATTCATCTTACTGACCCGTCATGGTTACGTCGCGTACATTGACGAAGTAATGGCTCAGTATAGAGTTCACGGAACCGGTGTTTGGAGCTCGGGAACAGGGCTCTATCGCATCAGAGAAACTATCCGAACTTTAGAATATGTGTTGCCGGACGTATTCGCCGAAGAAAAGGCAGAATTGAGAAAAAGGCTGGGCCGCTATTACATGCGTGCCGGGCGTGAGGCTCTACAAATGGGAAGTCGTTCGGAGGCCCGCAAATTTGTACTACAGTCGTTTTTTCACTATTTGGCCGGGCGTGAACTGGGAATGCAGCATTTAAAGTTTCTTAGCAAAATGTATTTTCCGTCGGCCGTCTCTGGCCTGCGCGCAGTAAGGCAATCTCTCAAGAACAAAAACGGAAACCTAAAACTGCAATAATGTTGAGCCAGCATAGTATAACTTCCAATAAATCCGAAAAGTCGAAGAACTTGAAAAAAAGTAATCAGTTTTTGTGGAGAGAAGTGTCTCGCTCAGAATTAAAAGACTGGAGTGCGAAGTTGGAGTTAACGTCGTGTTCGTATCGCCAATTTCCTTTTTGGGTAAGTGCCTATGAAGTGCAGAATTACAAATCGCGATTCTTTTACTGCGGAGACGAAGACAAGCCGATAGCTTTTGTTGCGATCATCGAAGTTGGCACTTCTCCGTTCCGGTTTGGGTTGATTGATCGCGGACCATATTTCTTTGCGCCCGAAGATGTTGACACGTCATCGTGTCTATTGAGTTTGACGGATCTGTTCAGAAAATTGGGGTATGCGTTTGTTCGATTTACGCAGGGACAGGAAAGCGTCTTTTCAGAGATCCGAGATCTTAAGGGCGTTGAACAGATCGAACCGTATCCGTTTTGTCGAGACTCCCGGAATTCAATGCTCATAGAGCAAAAAGAGGACGATGCCGAAACGATATCGAGTTTTAGTGAGACGGCTCGAAAAAGAATAAGGCGAGCCATTCGGTTCAATTATGATATTAGCTCAACCAATACAGATGCTGATTTTGAAAAGGCATGGCAGCTTTTTGAAAATCTCGCATCAAAAAAAGGATTTGAACTTTCTCCGAAACCCAAAATATTCTGGCGTGAGCTGCTAAAGCAAGGTGCAGCAAATAATTTTGCTCGGCTTTATCTTTGTTCCTACCAAGGCGAGTTGATCGCTGCACAACTGCATGTACGGGACGGAGAGATTTGCGAAGCGATGCTCGCAGCGCTGGATCTCGATATCTTAGGCGAAAATCCAAGTCCGGCGGCCTTAATGTTTTTTACAGGTATGCGTTTCGGTTATGAGTTTGGTTGCGGCCATTTCAATATAGGTGGGCCGGGCGATCCGACGAGGAATAATCATCTTTTCGATTTTAAGAGAAAATTCAAACCAACACTGCATGTTGCACCGGAACCATTTTGTTTAGTGTTGTCGCCTCACCGTTATCGACTGTGGATGAATGTCGTTCTTAGAGGCTGGCGGGCCTGGCGATATAGGTTTGGCAAGAGCAACAAAAAGACGTTGACTTCGCCGGATGCATCCAGCACGAATGAGGAAGTTAAATAGTTAATAAATGCGACTGACCCCAAAACGTATTTTAAGAATTCTAAACTCGTACATAGTGCGTGCCGGTCCATATCGCTTTCTTACGAAGCGATATTTTGGAGTGGGCAATATTGCTCTAACGGAGCGCATAATTGAGATCGAGTCGTTCCGGAATGACGTTATTCCGCAACGATTGCCAGTTGGCTCATTCAAGTCCATTCTTTTACTTGCTCCCCATCAGGACGACGAAGTGATCGGTGCCGGAGGAACGCTCGTAATGGCGAGAGATGCCGGTGTAGATATCGCCATAGTTTACTGTACCGATGGCCAGCAGAATGACTTAGAGAGTGAAGTTCGAAGGCAGGAAAGTCGAAAAGTCTGCGAACGCCTTGGAGCAAAGATGTTTGAATTGGATATTTCTAATCTCAAACCGAAGCCGCAAAAGAAAGATCTGGAGGAACTCAACGAGATCATTCAATCGGTCAAGCCTAACGTGATCTTGTGTCCATGGCTATT is a window of Chloracidobacterium sp. DNA encoding:
- a CDS encoding flavodoxin domain-containing protein; the protein is MKIALLYGSSHGRTRKAVNESLERLTIKPDVFDVKDLTSTEQFSVYDILMFFCPTYGDEELQPDMEKFITDFSLDMSGKQFVICELGNYYGYEDFSFGAMQIIRRHLLELGGRELCSPLSLDAMPRVEWNQLRRWIEYVNGNLNNHV
- a CDS encoding PIG-L family deacetylase encodes the protein MRLTPKRILRILNSYIVRAGPYRFLTKRYFGVGNIALTERIIEIESFRNDVIPQRLPVGSFKSILLLAPHQDDEVIGAGGTLVMARDAGVDIAIVYCTDGQQNDLESEVRRQESRKVCERLGAKMFELDISNLKPKPQKKDLEELNEIIQSVKPNVILCPWLFDGAPKHRMINHILWLANTLATLPDIEIWGYQVQNTLLPNGFVDITAVADEKRFLLECFPSQNGDRHYDHVAMGLAAWNSRLLSKSKTPAFVEIFFTLPARELMKLIEQFYFKDLELTYAGEPSVAANLRELHLLITKTDVGESTIANSQILNDEGMSEL
- a CDS encoding class I SAM-dependent methyltransferase — its product is MGTDSEFIQSEKQFLDKVYHTYTVDTSAQTMAMRKLIMRTFAPYLRGGRALELGCSDGFMTEMIASHVDHLDVVDGSELFLAEARKRDLPNVKFINALFEEFEADEKYDYVIASYILEHVFDPVAVMKMARSVLKPDGLLLLLVPNARALSRQLAVHMGLLNGLKELTPNDHNHGHRRVYDRVDFDRDIAAAGFENVSQGGVMLKILADFQMDKLIDDGTLQEAQIDGLYKLGLEYPDLCGSLFSVCRIRS
- a CDS encoding aminotransferase class I/II-fold pyridoxal phosphate-dependent enzyme; translated protein: MSAKPDGLKKAAFSEPLHVGRPNLGDRDKFLARVETMLDNRWLSNNGPFVQEFEAKIAEFAGVKHCIAMCNATIALEIAIRAAEMTGEVIVPAFTFVATAHALQWQEITPVFCDIDPLTHNLDPARVEELITPKTTGIIGVHVWGRPCNVEALCEIAERRNLKLMFDSAHAFGCSHKGKMVGGFALAEVFSFHATKFFNTLEGGAVVTNDDDFAAKIRLMKNFGFSGYDNVIYIGTNGKMAEVNAAMGLTNLESLADFIAVNHRNYNVYRDCLSEIRGLSLIQYDEKEKNNYHYIVVEIDESETGISRDELIRVLGSENVLARRYFYPGCNRMEPYRSSYPHARLLLPETEKMSQRVLVLPSGTAVSPDDIEIVCGILTEAVKNSQNGIKSTITSI
- a CDS encoding GNAT family N-acetyltransferase, with translation MQNYKSRFFYCGDEDKPIAFVAIIEVGTSPFRFGLIDRGPYFFAPEDVDTSSCLLSLTDLFRKLGYAFVRFTQGQESVFSEIRDLKGVEQIEPYPFCRDSRNSMLIEQKEDDAETISSFSETARKRIRRAIRFNYDISSTNTDADFEKAWQLFENLASKKGFELSPKPKIFWRELLKQGAANNFARLYLCSYQGELIAAQLHVRDGEICEAMLAALDLDILGENPSPAALMFFTGMRFGYEFGCGHFNIGGPGDPTRNNHLFDFKRKFKPTLHVAPEPFCLVLSPHRYRLWMNVVLRGWRAWRYRFGKSNKKTLTSPDASSTNEEVK
- a CDS encoding glycosyltransferase → MLITVQKPKPKVSVVMITYNHEKFIAQAIEGVLMQKTDFPFELIIGEDCSTDGTRKIAQDFQQKYPETVRLLTPESNLGVGRNTVTCLNACEGQYVTFCEGDDFWTDPSKLARQIELLDDQPEAAICFHKVGMLDDITGENRGYFPDTTFIENRLSQKEVISKCWIATCSAMFRRKNMPLLDNGFAGLQICDWALFILLTRHGYVAYIDEVMAQYRVHGTGVWSSGTGLYRIRETIRTLEYVLPDVFAEEKAELRKRLGRYYMRAGREALQMGSRSEARKFVLQSFFHYLAGRELGMQHLKFLSKMYFPSAVSGLRAVRQSLKNKNGNLKLQ